A genomic region of Gemmata massiliana contains the following coding sequences:
- a CDS encoding HAD family hydrolase, which produces MHTHTWTPPAGTTGLIFDCDGTLANTMPAHYRAWTALLGRFGIPFPEPRFYAMGGMPTASIIRILAGEVGVAVPDVDAMVHEKEQTFLTLLEAVAPIEPVVNIASAHRGKLPIAVASGGYRDTITRTLDRLAIRDWFDAIVTAEDTARHKPDPDVFLEAAKRLGVESATCVVFEDTDIGLEAARRAGMLGVDVRPWVKTI; this is translated from the coding sequence ATGCACACACACACCTGGACCCCGCCCGCGGGCACGACCGGACTCATCTTTGACTGCGACGGTACGCTGGCGAACACCATGCCGGCCCACTACCGGGCGTGGACCGCGCTGCTCGGGCGGTTCGGCATCCCGTTCCCCGAACCGCGGTTCTACGCGATGGGCGGGATGCCCACGGCGAGCATTATCCGCATTCTCGCCGGCGAAGTGGGCGTCGCCGTGCCCGATGTGGACGCGATGGTTCACGAGAAGGAGCAAACGTTCCTCACGCTTCTCGAAGCGGTCGCGCCCATCGAACCGGTGGTGAACATCGCGTCGGCACACCGCGGGAAGTTGCCCATCGCGGTCGCGAGTGGCGGGTACCGTGACACCATCACGCGCACGCTGGACCGGCTCGCGATCCGCGATTGGTTCGACGCGATTGTAACGGCCGAAGACACGGCGCGCCACAAACCGGACCCGGACGTGTTCCTGGAAGCCGCGAAGCGCCTGGGGGTCGAGTCGGCGACGTGCGTGGTGTTCGAGGACACCGATATCGGCCTCGAAGCCGCACGCCGAGCCGGGATGCT
- a CDS encoding ABC transporter ATP-binding protein: MQTPAINVQNLCKNYGPVQAVDDVTFQVARGELVGFLGPNGAGKSTCMRILTTWLPASSGYAWLNGYDVMYQSMDVRKNIGYLPESVPVYGEMRVREYLAYRAKLKGVDRHGRGARIDHCMAKSRVKEVQNRLLSTLSKGYRQRVGLADTLLADPPILILDEPTSGLDPVQIGETLATIKELGGQHTILFSTHVLPEVEKVYDRVIIIDKGRIKFDETKKAIDAREASYLLEVRGPAEAMTAFLRDQPELASVEVQPIESDLTGFELWSRDRKDHREVLAARIAAKGWGLRRVEVRRPSLEAIFNDVVRRRQETEAQVAAPTEAPPSAPEPDKTPAA, translated from the coding sequence ATGCAGACGCCGGCGATCAACGTTCAGAACCTCTGCAAGAACTACGGTCCCGTCCAGGCCGTTGACGACGTCACCTTCCAGGTGGCGCGCGGCGAGCTGGTCGGGTTCCTCGGCCCGAACGGGGCCGGCAAGTCCACTTGCATGCGCATCCTCACGACCTGGCTCCCCGCATCCAGCGGGTACGCGTGGCTCAACGGCTACGACGTGATGTACCAGTCGATGGATGTCCGCAAGAACATCGGGTACCTGCCCGAGAGCGTGCCGGTGTACGGCGAAATGCGGGTCCGCGAGTACCTCGCCTACCGCGCCAAACTGAAGGGCGTCGACCGCCACGGGCGCGGTGCCCGCATCGATCACTGCATGGCGAAGAGCCGCGTGAAGGAAGTGCAGAACCGCCTCCTCAGCACACTCTCGAAGGGGTACCGGCAGCGTGTGGGGCTGGCCGATACGCTCCTCGCCGATCCGCCCATTCTGATCCTCGACGAGCCGACCAGCGGCCTCGACCCCGTGCAGATCGGTGAGACCCTCGCCACCATCAAAGAACTCGGCGGTCAGCACACGATCTTGTTCTCGACACACGTCCTCCCGGAAGTCGAGAAGGTCTATGATCGCGTCATCATTATCGACAAGGGCCGCATCAAGTTCGACGAAACCAAGAAGGCCATCGACGCCCGCGAAGCGTCGTACCTCCTGGAAGTCCGCGGACCCGCGGAAGCGATGACCGCGTTCTTGCGTGACCAACCGGAACTGGCCTCCGTCGAAGTCCAGCCGATCGAAAGCGATCTGACCGGGTTCGAGTTGTGGTCGCGCGACCGCAAGGACCACCGCGAAGTGCTCGCCGCCCGGATCGCTGCAAAGGGCTGGGGCTTGCGCCGCGTCGAAGTTCGGCGCCCCAGCCTCGAAGCGATTTTCAACGACGTGGTGCGGCGGCGCCAAGAAACGGAAGCCCAAGTCGCGGCTCCGACTGAAGCGCCGCCCTCGGCCCCCGAACCGGACAAGACCCCAGCGGCGTAG